A portion of the Macaca thibetana thibetana isolate TM-01 chromosome 9, ASM2454274v1, whole genome shotgun sequence genome contains these proteins:
- the LOC126963217 gene encoding survival motor neuron protein-like yields the protein MLQDEVRCTRKFTMAMSSGGSGGGVREQEDSLLFGRGTGQNDDSDIWDDTALIKAYDKAVASFKHALKNGDICETSGKPKTTPKRKPAKKNKRQKKNTAAPLKQWKVGDKYSVIWSEDGCIYPATIASVDFKRETCVVVYSGYGNREEQNLLDRLSPISEVANNIEQNAQENENESRVSTDESENSRSPGNKSDNIKSKSAPWNSFLPPPPPMPGPRLGPGKPGLKFNGPPPPPPALPPHLLSCWLPPFPSRPPKIPPPPPICPDSLDEADALGSMLILWYMRGYHTGYYMGFRQNQKEGRCSHSLN from the coding sequence ATGTTGCAAGATGAGGTGAGGTGCACCCGCAAGTTTACCATGGCGATGAGCAGCGGCGGCAGTGGTGGCGGGGTCCGGGAGCAGGAGGATTCCCTGCTGTTTGGGCGGGGCACAGGCCAGAACGATGATTCTGACATTTGGGATGATACGGCACTGATAAAAGCATATGATAAAGCTGTGGCTTCATTTAAGCATGCTCTAAAGAATGGTGACATTTGTGAAACTTCAGGTAAACCAAAAACCACACCTAAAAGAAAACCTGCTAAGAAGAATAAACGCCAAAAGAAGAATACTGCAGCTCCCTTAAAACAGTGGAAAGTTGGGGACAAATATTCTGTCATTTGGTCAGAAGACGGTTGCATTTACCCAGCTACCATTGCTTCAGTTGATTTTAAGAGAGAAACCTGTGTTGTGGTTTACTCTGGATATGGCAATAGAGAGGAGCAAAATCTGTTGGATCGACTTTCCCCAATCTCTGAAGTAGCTAACAATATAGAACAGAATGctcaagagaatgaaaatgaaagccgAGTTTCAACAGATGAAAGTGAGAATTCCAGGTCTCCTGGAAATAAATCAGATAACATCAAGTCCAAATCTGCTCCGTGGAACTCTTTTCTCCCTCCACCACCCCCCATGCCAGGGCCAAGACTTGGACCAGGAAAGCCAGGTCTAAAATTCAAtggcccaccaccacccccgccAGCACTACCACCTCACTTACTATCATGCTGGCTGCCTCCATTTCCTTCTAGACCACCAAAAATTCCCCCACCACCTCCCATATGTCCAGATTCTCTTGATGAGGCTGATGCTTTGGGAAGTATGTTAATTTTATGGTACATGAGAGGCTATCATACTGGCTATTACATGGGTTTCAGACAAAatcaaaaagaaggaagatgCTCACATTCCTTAAATTAA